The following coding sequences lie in one Balneolaceae bacterium genomic window:
- a CDS encoding M20/M25/M40 family metallo-hydrolase, whose protein sequence is MKRLAALLLLAAAVWYGFYMTDPPAPKPADAPETEYSALRAFEHVKALSQAPHPMGTDEHGRVRNYIMQELRGLGLEPEIHEGITSGSFYGGAAHVRNILARIPGSDPAKTILLMAHYDTVTNAPGASDDGSGVAAILETIRALQAGEAPRNNVMVLITDGEEVGLLGAEYFMNSHPAADSVDLVLNLEARGSSGASFMFETSSPNRSLIPGFARSASHPVANSLTYTVYKMMPNDTDLSVTKDAGLAGFNFAYAEDHLDYHTMQDTPANMSLASLQHHGENLLPVVRHFANTDFDLRAEGEMVYFNNLSGGLSHYPASWSLPLALAALLLFAGWLVYLFRTGRLGWGRWLGSLLIFMLTVAAGALVTWLGFRGMAALHPEYRWLAHGEVYPHTWYLAAFSALMLALIAPTFAWMQRRWDMEAPLSGVYTVWITLGTVVAWYLPTASYLFTWPALLGLVGWIVLGDRITERSWRTLGLLFLGLLAALFMVPIYIQQVQMMMTTRMLWVSMVVLLLLAGLAWPWMHYIGGGQMKKWSGGLLLLALACLAGASLNSGFDESHKKHNHLIYLADLGAGEAHWVSRDHAVDSRGPASSWVRIPPGSPSRAARGCGAAIPCTRRRILSTSRAPSPSTCAATAWLTPCVTWNSPSACPAATACSCSGATGTACGTCA, encoded by the coding sequence ATGAAACGCCTCGCCGCCCTCCTGCTGCTTGCCGCCGCCGTCTGGTACGGCTTTTACATGACCGATCCGCCGGCGCCCAAGCCGGCCGACGCCCCCGAGACCGAGTACTCCGCCCTGCGCGCCTTTGAGCACGTAAAGGCCCTGTCGCAGGCCCCTCACCCCATGGGTACGGACGAGCACGGCCGCGTGCGGAACTACATCATGCAGGAGCTGCGCGGGCTGGGCCTTGAGCCCGAAATTCACGAAGGTATCACCTCCGGCAGCTTCTATGGGGGCGCGGCCCACGTTCGCAACATTCTTGCCCGCATCCCCGGCAGCGATCCGGCCAAAACCATCCTGCTTATGGCGCACTACGACACGGTGACCAACGCCCCGGGCGCCTCGGACGACGGCTCGGGCGTGGCGGCCATCCTGGAGACGATTCGCGCCCTTCAAGCCGGGGAGGCGCCGCGCAACAACGTTATGGTGCTCATCACCGACGGGGAGGAAGTGGGACTGCTGGGTGCCGAGTATTTCATGAACAGCCATCCCGCGGCCGATTCGGTGGACCTGGTGCTCAACCTGGAGGCGCGAGGCAGCAGCGGCGCCTCCTTCATGTTCGAAACCTCAAGCCCCAACCGCTCTCTCATCCCGGGCTTCGCCCGCTCGGCCTCCCATCCCGTGGCCAACTCCCTGACCTACACGGTCTACAAGATGATGCCCAACGACACCGACCTGAGCGTTACCAAGGATGCGGGACTGGCCGGTTTCAACTTCGCCTATGCCGAGGACCACCTGGACTACCACACCATGCAGGACACCCCCGCAAACATGTCCCTGGCCTCTCTGCAGCATCACGGGGAGAACCTGCTGCCGGTGGTCCGCCACTTCGCGAACACCGATTTCGATCTTAGGGCGGAGGGCGAGATGGTCTACTTTAACAACCTGAGCGGGGGACTCAGTCACTACCCGGCCTCCTGGTCCCTGCCCCTGGCGCTGGCCGCCCTTCTTCTTTTCGCCGGCTGGTTGGTCTACCTCTTCCGCACCGGCCGGCTGGGATGGGGACGCTGGCTGGGCTCCCTGCTGATCTTTATGCTGACGGTAGCCGCCGGTGCCCTCGTTACCTGGCTGGGCTTCCGGGGCATGGCCGCCCTCCACCCGGAGTACCGGTGGCTGGCCCACGGTGAGGTCTACCCCCACACCTGGTACCTGGCGGCCTTCAGCGCGCTGATGCTGGCCCTCATCGCCCCAACCTTCGCCTGGATGCAGCGCCGCTGGGATATGGAGGCGCCCCTTTCAGGGGTCTACACCGTCTGGATCACGCTGGGAACCGTGGTCGCCTGGTACCTGCCCACCGCCTCCTACCTGTTCACCTGGCCCGCCCTGCTGGGCCTGGTGGGCTGGATCGTACTGGGCGACCGCATAACCGAACGCTCCTGGCGCACCCTCGGGCTGCTCTTCCTGGGATTGCTGGCCGCGCTCTTCATGGTGCCCATCTATATACAGCAGGTGCAGATGATGATGACCACCCGCATGCTCTGGGTAAGCATGGTGGTACTGCTCCTGCTGGCCGGCCTCGCATGGCCCTGGATGCATTACATCGGGGGCGGGCAGATGAAGAAATGGAGCGGGGGACTCCTCCTGCTTGCCCTTGCATGCCTGGCCGGAGCCTCCCTGAACTCCGGCTTCGACGAAAGTCACAAGAAGCACAACCACCTGATCTACCTGGCCGACCTGGGGGCCGGGGAGGCGCACTGGGTAAGCCGGGACCACGCGGTCGATTCGCGTGGACCCGCCAGTTCCTGGGTGAGAATCCCTCCCGGGAGCCCCTCGAGGGCAGCCAGAGGATGCGGGGCGGCAATCCCATGCACACGCCGGCGGATCTTGTCGACGAGCCGGGCGCCGTCTCCTTCAACCTGCGCAGCGACAGCCTGGCTGACTCCCTGCGTCACCTGGAACTCACCCTCCGCGTGCCCGGCGGCCACAGCCTGCAGCTGCAGCGGAGCGACGGGAACAGCCTGCGGGACCTGCGCGTGA
- a CDS encoding acyclic terpene utilization AtuA family protein, protein MKDVIRIASGQGFWGDLPEAPLRQVRQGPVDYLVMDYLAEVTMSIMQKQKMRNEAWGYARDFVEVVESVLPQIAGEGVKVISNAGGVNPEACKDALLEVIRGAGYDDITVAVVDGDDILDRIGQLTEAGHELANMETGEPISTVRDRLLSANVYFGCQPVVEALGEGADIVVTGRVTDTGLTLAPMVHEFGWDFGDYDKMAAGTIAGHIIECGAQVSGGNFTDWEQVEDFVNIGFPIIEAHPDGHFYVTKHEGTGGMVSERTVKEQLLYEIGNPAEYITPDVIADFTSVRLEQEGPDRVKVQGITGRPETDTYKISVSYRDGYKLASTLVYAWPQALRKAVKAGEILKGRADELGLDYDAFRVEYIGANACSEEPLDLQAEEEHEEIQLRVALSGRSKEDLDRFGKEVAPLILTGPSGVTGFAGGRPKASGVVAFWPALLDKGAVQPRVRLY, encoded by the coding sequence GTGAAAGACGTCATCCGCATCGCTTCCGGCCAGGGCTTCTGGGGCGACCTGCCCGAAGCGCCCCTGCGCCAGGTCCGCCAGGGACCCGTCGACTACCTGGTCATGGACTACCTCGCCGAGGTAACCATGTCCATCATGCAGAAACAGAAAATGCGCAATGAAGCTTGGGGCTATGCGCGGGATTTCGTAGAGGTGGTGGAGTCTGTGCTGCCGCAGATCGCGGGGGAAGGCGTGAAGGTAATCTCCAATGCGGGCGGCGTGAACCCCGAGGCCTGCAAGGACGCCCTGCTGGAGGTTATCCGCGGGGCGGGTTACGATGACATCACCGTGGCGGTGGTGGACGGCGACGACATCCTGGACCGTATCGGCCAGCTGACCGAGGCCGGTCATGAGCTGGCCAACATGGAGACCGGCGAACCCATTTCCACCGTGCGCGATCGCCTGCTGAGCGCCAACGTCTATTTCGGCTGCCAGCCGGTGGTGGAGGCGCTGGGCGAGGGAGCCGACATCGTGGTGACCGGCAGGGTCACCGATACCGGACTCACCCTGGCGCCCATGGTGCATGAGTTCGGCTGGGACTTCGGCGACTACGATAAAATGGCGGCCGGCACCATCGCCGGCCACATCATCGAGTGTGGCGCGCAGGTCTCAGGCGGTAATTTTACCGACTGGGAGCAGGTGGAGGATTTCGTGAACATCGGCTTTCCCATCATCGAGGCACATCCCGACGGACATTTTTATGTGACCAAGCACGAGGGCACCGGGGGCATGGTGAGCGAGCGCACCGTCAAGGAGCAGCTGCTCTACGAAATCGGCAATCCGGCCGAATACATTACTCCCGACGTGATCGCCGACTTCACCTCGGTGCGGCTGGAGCAGGAGGGACCCGACCGCGTAAAGGTACAGGGCATCACCGGGCGTCCGGAAACCGACACCTACAAGATTTCGGTCTCCTACCGCGACGGCTACAAGCTGGCCTCCACACTGGTCTACGCCTGGCCGCAGGCCTTGCGCAAAGCGGTCAAGGCCGGCGAGATCCTGAAGGGCAGGGCGGACGAGCTGGGACTGGACTACGACGCCTTCCGCGTGGAATATATCGGGGCCAACGCCTGCAGCGAGGAGCCCCTCGATTTGCAGGCCGAAGAAGAGCATGAGGAGATTCAGCTGCGGGTGGCCCTTTCGGGCCGCTCCAAAGAGGACCTCGACCGCTTCGGCAAGGAGGTGGCCCCGCTGATCCTTACAGGACCCAGCGGCGTGACCGGCTTTGCCGGGGGACGCCCCAAAGCCAGCGGCGTCGTGGCCTTCTGGCCTGCGCTGCTCGACAAGGGGGCGGTGCAGCCGCGCGTTCGACTCTATTAA
- the rnz gene encoding ribonuclease Z: MIIVPLGVASATPTATRHLSSVALWREGSVFLFDCGENTQMRMLQGGLKRSKIDCIFISHFDTDHFSGLIGLLSTLQLQRRDRKITLVGPKGMQEFVEWNFEFANLTLNYPIEYVELEEGFEHERVVDEDEYYVEARPLNHSKFCIGYRFQEKDRPGKVDAEKAEEQGISEDWQYKELKAGNDVELDDGTVVKSDDIVGHPRPGDSFAYITDTKYCPNSVKLGMNTNVLMHEATFSESLSDKAEETGHSTAKDAARVANEAKTKLLVITHFSARYTNQYVLLREARDEFFPAWVATELRPIFTDPAHEKGIIQPKVYLKEINRNKGGGDDDSKDKRKRRPSGNNNNKRKRFRKRKSNSGGKSRRNYDKSSRESDDSSDSRSYKKSRNDYNSDSGSSGGSQKKPKPITPRTPFDDFNRF; encoded by the coding sequence ATGATTATTGTACCACTCGGAGTAGCATCCGCCACACCAACCGCCACCCGCCATCTTTCGTCCGTTGCACTCTGGAGAGAAGGAAGCGTTTTCCTCTTCGACTGCGGCGAGAACACCCAGATGCGTATGCTGCAGGGCGGGCTAAAGCGCTCTAAAATCGACTGCATCTTCATCTCCCACTTCGATACCGACCACTTTTCCGGCCTCATAGGCCTGCTCTCCACGCTGCAACTGCAGCGCAGGGACCGCAAGATTACCCTGGTGGGTCCCAAAGGCATGCAGGAGTTTGTGGAATGGAATTTTGAGTTCGCCAATCTCACTCTGAACTATCCCATAGAGTACGTGGAGCTGGAAGAGGGCTTCGAGCACGAGAGGGTGGTCGATGAGGACGAATACTACGTGGAGGCGCGTCCCCTGAACCACTCCAAATTCTGCATAGGCTACCGTTTTCAAGAAAAAGACCGTCCCGGCAAAGTAGACGCCGAAAAGGCGGAGGAGCAGGGCATCAGTGAAGACTGGCAGTACAAGGAGCTGAAGGCCGGTAACGATGTGGAGCTGGACGACGGCACCGTGGTCAAGTCCGACGACATCGTCGGACACCCGCGGCCCGGCGACTCCTTCGCCTACATCACCGACACGAAATACTGTCCCAATTCGGTCAAGCTGGGCATGAACACCAACGTGCTCATGCACGAGGCCACCTTCAGCGAGAGCCTCTCCGACAAGGCGGAGGAGACCGGCCATTCCACGGCCAAGGACGCCGCGCGGGTCGCAAACGAGGCCAAGACCAAGCTGCTGGTCATCACGCACTTCTCGGCGCGATACACCAACCAGTACGTGCTGCTTCGCGAGGCCCGCGACGAGTTCTTCCCCGCATGGGTGGCCACCGAACTGCGTCCCATCTTCACCGACCCGGCCCACGAGAAGGGCATCATCCAGCCAAAAGTCTACCTGAAGGAAATCAACAGGAACAAGGGGGGAGGAGATGACGACAGCAAGGACAAACGCAAAAGGCGTCCCAGCGGAAATAACAACAACAAGAGGAAACGATTCCGCAAGCGAAAGAGTAATTCAGGCGGCAAGTCCCGCCGGAACTACGACAAGAGCAGCCGCGAAAGCGACGATTCCTCCGACAGCCGCAGCTACAAGAAGAGCCGCAATGACTACAACAGCGATTCCGGCTCGTCGGGCGGCAGCCAGAAAAAACCCAAACCGATC
- a CDS encoding ABC transporter ATP-binding protein: MGSFKQLNTYFARYKWTIVLGTLFLTASNFFLVWIPVFIRRTMDEVGRLGEDAPRAYADMTEVLFSSEAGWILAENSLYLIGTVLLYGLLLFATRQTLIVASRRIEFDLRNDVFGKLLQLPIRFYSRFKPGEVYVRATEDVSKVREYFGPAYMYTVNTVSRMAFIITIMFIVSPELTLWALLPLPLLSAFAYWVSGYINDYSRIIQEQYSAIAGRANESFSSIRLIKAYTREEYEKQRFEDESESYRRKKLRLDLVESLFHPTLNLLIGLSVVIVVWKAGSMVMEGILTVGNIAEFVIYVAYLTWPVASLGYTVNRFQQSMASWKRIRDILNADVEIADRTATDHSVESLEGAIAFEGVSFKYPGAEEWALRDISIEIGAGQNAAIVGRTGSGKTTLIQLLPRLYEATRGTIRVDGRDIQEIPLRVLRAHIGYVPQDTFLFSETIGENIAFGTGEATQQEVERAAAKAQVRENILDFEKKFETILGERGITLSGGQKQRTAIARALIRDPKIIILDDSLSAVDTKTEEAILQHLRRELEGRTTLMVSHRISTIKDADIIYFMEEGQIVEKGTHEYLLGKNGRYSAMYNKQLIEEELAEI, encoded by the coding sequence ATGGGTTCCTTTAAACAGCTCAACACCTATTTCGCCAGGTACAAGTGGACCATTGTGCTGGGAACCCTTTTTCTGACGGCTTCCAACTTCTTCCTGGTCTGGATCCCCGTCTTCATCCGCCGCACCATGGACGAGGTGGGCCGCCTTGGAGAGGACGCTCCCCGTGCCTACGCCGACATGACGGAGGTGCTGTTCAGCAGCGAGGCGGGGTGGATTCTGGCTGAGAACTCCCTCTACCTGATTGGGACGGTGCTGCTTTACGGGCTGCTCCTTTTTGCCACCCGCCAGACCCTCATCGTGGCTTCCCGCCGCATCGAATTCGACCTGCGCAACGATGTCTTCGGCAAGCTGTTGCAGCTTCCCATCCGCTTCTACAGCCGCTTCAAGCCCGGGGAGGTCTATGTGCGCGCCACCGAGGACGTCTCCAAGGTGCGCGAGTATTTTGGGCCGGCCTATATGTACACGGTGAATACCGTCAGCCGCATGGCCTTCATCATCACCATCATGTTCATCGTGAGTCCTGAGCTGACTCTCTGGGCCCTGCTGCCCCTCCCGCTGCTCTCGGCCTTCGCCTACTGGGTGAGCGGCTACATCAATGATTACTCGCGCATCATTCAGGAGCAGTACTCGGCCATCGCGGGACGCGCCAACGAATCCTTTTCCAGCATCCGGCTGATCAAAGCCTATACCCGCGAGGAGTACGAGAAGCAGCGTTTCGAGGACGAAAGCGAGTCGTACCGACGCAAGAAGCTGCGGCTGGACCTGGTGGAGTCGCTCTTCCATCCCACGCTGAACCTGCTCATCGGACTTTCGGTGGTGATCGTCGTCTGGAAGGCGGGCTCCATGGTTATGGAAGGTATTCTGACGGTAGGCAATATCGCTGAATTTGTCATCTACGTGGCCTATCTCACATGGCCGGTGGCCTCACTGGGCTACACTGTGAACCGCTTCCAGCAGTCTATGGCATCCTGGAAGCGTATCCGCGACATCCTGAACGCCGATGTGGAGATCGCCGACCGCACCGCCACCGATCATTCGGTGGAGAGCCTGGAAGGCGCGATCGCCTTTGAAGGCGTCAGCTTCAAGTACCCCGGGGCGGAGGAATGGGCCCTTCGGGACATCTCCATTGAGATAGGGGCGGGTCAGAACGCGGCCATCGTGGGACGCACCGGCAGCGGCAAGACCACCCTCATCCAGCTCCTGCCCCGTCTCTACGAGGCCACCAGGGGCACCATCAGGGTGGACGGCAGGGATATTCAGGAGATTCCTCTCCGCGTTCTGCGCGCCCACATCGGATACGTGCCGCAGGATACCTTCCTCTTTTCGGAGACCATCGGCGAGAATATTGCCTTCGGCACCGGCGAGGCGACGCAGCAGGAGGTGGAGCGGGCGGCCGCGAAAGCGCAGGTGCGCGAGAATATTTTGGATTTTGAGAAAAAATTTGAGACCATACTGGGTGAACGTGGGATTACGCTTTCGGGCGGCCAAAAACAACGAACGGCCATCGCCCGCGCACTTATCAGGGATCCCAAGATTATTATCCTGGACGACTCCCTGAGCGCCGTAGACACCAAGACCGAGGAAGCTATTCTGCAACACCTGCGCCGTGAACTGGAAGGCAGGACCACCTTGATGGTCAGTCACCGGATCTCGACGATCAAGGATGCTGACATTATCTATTTTATGGAAGAAGGACAGATCGTGGAAAAAGGAACCCACGAGTATTTACTGGGAAAGAACGGCCGTTATTCAGCCATGTACAACAAACAGTTAATTGAGGAAGAGTTGGCTGAGATATAA
- a CDS encoding FAD-dependent oxidoreductase, which translates to MKIGIVGAGLSGLVAGRKLALAGHDVTVIEKNRELGGKLATTELGGMTADYGYSHFEVSRSSFARFVDELREEGLARTWAQDFALHDGTQYHGVNPNVHASNWFAAPRGMNAIARYLARWVDVKSAEKVGGMTFIGSHRSRKRAWMLNLTDISVFECDAVILAAPAPEAYGVLQTAQDETPARRIIRHIDDIRYKPAYALLVHAEAPPPTWRGITCDGEMLRWIGNEGSKRTSAEDGESNAGALLMLHSSARFARTHVHADPEEVTRRMLDRASEITGLSLHEPRETRLHFWKYFQPLNPLKEYFMELEMEEAPLALVGDYFMGSSLEDAFLSGEKLAEYWISRYSEHKQAAPLS; encoded by the coding sequence ATGAAAATTGGTATTGTCGGAGCAGGTCTGTCGGGGCTGGTGGCGGGTCGAAAGCTGGCCCTGGCCGGTCACGATGTCACCGTAATTGAGAAGAATCGTGAGCTGGGCGGCAAACTTGCCACCACCGAGCTTGGCGGCATGACCGCCGACTACGGCTACAGCCATTTCGAGGTGAGCAGGTCCTCCTTTGCGCGATTTGTGGACGAGCTTCGCGAGGAGGGACTGGCCCGCACCTGGGCGCAGGACTTTGCCCTTCACGACGGCACGCAGTACCACGGGGTAAATCCCAACGTGCACGCCTCCAACTGGTTTGCCGCTCCCCGCGGCATGAATGCCATCGCGCGATACCTCGCCCGATGGGTGGACGTCAAGTCGGCCGAGAAGGTGGGTGGCATGACCTTTATCGGCTCCCACCGCAGTCGCAAGCGCGCCTGGATGCTCAACCTCACCGATATCAGCGTCTTTGAATGCGACGCGGTGATCCTGGCCGCCCCCGCTCCCGAAGCCTACGGCGTGCTGCAAACGGCGCAGGACGAGACCCCGGCGCGTCGCATCATCCGGCATATCGACGATATCCGCTACAAGCCTGCCTACGCCCTCCTGGTGCACGCCGAGGCGCCGCCGCCCACGTGGCGCGGCATTACCTGCGACGGGGAGATGCTGCGCTGGATAGGCAACGAGGGCTCCAAGCGTACGTCCGCCGAAGATGGGGAATCCAACGCCGGAGCGCTGCTCATGTTGCACTCCTCGGCCCGCTTTGCGCGCACCCACGTCCATGCCGACCCGGAGGAGGTCACCCGCCGCATGCTGGACCGCGCCTCCGAAATTACCGGCCTCTCCCTGCACGAGCCCCGTGAGACCCGCCTGCATTTCTGGAAATACTTCCAGCCCCTGAATCCCCTTAAGGAATATTTCATGGAACTGGAAATGGAAGAGGCTCCGCTTGCGTTAGTTGGAGACTACTTCATGGGATCGTCTCTCGAAGACGCCTTCCTCTCCGGCGAAAAACTAGCCGAGTACTGGATTTCCCGATACAGCGAACACAAACAGGCGGCGCCGTTATCCTGA
- a CDS encoding aminotransferase class I/II-fold pyridoxal phosphate-dependent enzyme — MDAKEFREQAHRMVDWMADYFEQAEELPVKPTVKPGDILKQLPASPPEESENYDAIFSDFRKIVMPGMTHWESPMFMGYFPANKSYPSVLAEMLTATLGAQCMSWVTSPAATELEERMMEWLRELCGLPPSFTGVIQDTASTATLCALLMAREQATGFGVNEDGPEAFPPLTVYGSSETHSSIEKGVKIAGYGRSNLRKVPVDETWAMDPQALEKAIRSDLEAGYKPACVVATLGTTGSTAIDPLGAIADICSRYDIFLHVDAAYAGTALLLPEKRAMAEGMERADAYVFNPHKWMFTNFDCSAFYVRDEELLVRTFEILPEYLKSSEGDRVTNYRDWGIQLGRRFRALKLWFVIRSFGAEGLRDILRGHLRMAGWLEKQVQASEDFEMLAPVPLNALCLRFHPPHIDDEEKLDELNRNLLEAVQRSGELFITHTTLDNRLALRVVCGNTRLEQRHVEIAWRVLRQTAQSQIGGNTP; from the coding sequence ATGGACGCCAAGGAATTTCGAGAGCAGGCCCACCGCATGGTCGACTGGATGGCCGACTACTTCGAGCAGGCGGAAGAGCTTCCCGTCAAGCCTACGGTGAAGCCGGGCGACATCCTGAAGCAGCTCCCCGCCTCACCCCCCGAAGAGAGTGAGAACTACGATGCCATCTTCAGCGATTTCCGCAAGATCGTTATGCCCGGCATGACACACTGGGAGAGTCCGATGTTCATGGGCTACTTCCCGGCCAACAAGAGCTACCCTTCGGTGCTGGCCGAAATGCTCACTGCAACACTGGGGGCCCAGTGCATGAGCTGGGTCACCTCCCCCGCCGCCACCGAACTCGAGGAACGTATGATGGAGTGGCTGCGCGAACTCTGCGGACTGCCGCCTTCCTTTACCGGGGTGATCCAGGACACCGCCTCCACGGCCACCCTTTGCGCCCTGCTGATGGCCCGCGAGCAGGCTACCGGCTTCGGGGTGAACGAGGACGGCCCGGAGGCATTTCCGCCGCTGACGGTCTACGGTTCGTCGGAGACCCACTCCTCTATCGAAAAGGGGGTGAAAATCGCCGGTTACGGGCGCAGCAACCTGCGCAAGGTGCCGGTGGACGAAACCTGGGCTATGGACCCGCAGGCCCTGGAAAAGGCGATCCGCAGCGATCTGGAGGCCGGCTATAAACCCGCCTGCGTGGTGGCCACCCTCGGCACCACCGGTTCCACGGCCATCGATCCCCTGGGGGCCATAGCCGACATCTGCAGCCGCTACGATATTTTTCTTCACGTTGACGCCGCCTACGCCGGCACCGCCCTCCTGCTTCCCGAAAAACGCGCCATGGCGGAGGGCATGGAGCGGGCCGACGCCTATGTCTTCAACCCTCACAAGTGGATGTTCACCAACTTCGACTGCTCAGCCTTCTACGTGCGCGACGAGGAGTTGCTGGTACGCACGTTCGAAATCCTTCCCGAATACCTGAAATCGTCGGAGGGTGACCGTGTAACCAACTACCGCGACTGGGGCATTCAGCTCGGCCGGCGTTTCCGCGCCCTCAAGTTATGGTTCGTCATCCGCTCCTTCGGGGCGGAGGGCCTGCGTGACATCCTGCGCGGCCACCTGCGCATGGCCGGCTGGCTGGAGAAACAGGTACAGGCGTCTGAAGACTTCGAGATGCTCGCCCCGGTGCCTCTCAACGCCCTCTGCCTGCGCTTCCATCCCCCGCATATCGACGACGAGGAGAAACTGGACGAACTCAACCGGAATCTTCTGGAGGCCGTACAGAGAAGCGGCGAGCTCTTTATCACCCATACCACGCTGGACAACCGCCTCGCCCTGCGTGTCGTCTGCGGGAACACCCGCCTGGAGCAGAGACATGTGGAGATAGCCTGGCGGGTACTCCGCCAGACTGCACAGTCGCAGATCGGAGGTAACACACCATGA
- a CDS encoding NAD(P)/FAD-dependent oxidoreductase: MKPYDAVIVGGGPNGLAAAIRLANRGLSTLVIEAEDSVGGGTRTAELTQPGFRHDVCSAIHPMAAASPFLSSLPLDRHGLEWITPPVQLAHPLDERPAACLYRSLDRTADELEADGPAWRKLVGPLADHWESMAPDLMAPLSLLPAHPLRMAAFGLKALRPAESLALSQLQTVQGKALFGGLAAHGLLPFDRLATSAIGLVLGAAAHVTGWPLPRGGSHTITRAMASYLKSLGGEIRTGWPVERLEELPGGRVTLFDLTPRQVLDIAGDAIPSAYREKLKAFRYGAGVFKLDLALDGPIPWRDERCRRAGTVHLGGELQEMAAAERETADGGHPDRPYVLLAQQSLFDETRAPEGKHTCWAYCHTPNGSTVDMSEAILKQIERFAPGFRDLVIGTHAMNAMDMQAYNRNYIGGDINGGSAELGQLFRRPARFMDPYRIPGGPLFFCSSSTPPGGGVHGMCGFHAAGSALRYLGV; this comes from the coding sequence ATGAAGCCATACGACGCCGTCATTGTGGGCGGAGGGCCCAACGGGCTGGCGGCCGCCATACGGCTGGCGAACCGCGGCCTCTCCACCCTGGTTATCGAGGCCGAGGACTCCGTCGGCGGGGGCACACGCACCGCCGAACTCACCCAACCCGGCTTCCGCCACGACGTCTGCTCCGCCATTCACCCCATGGCAGCAGCCTCCCCCTTCCTCAGCAGCCTGCCGCTGGACCGTCACGGCCTGGAGTGGATCACCCCGCCGGTGCAGCTGGCCCACCCGCTGGACGAACGCCCCGCCGCCTGCCTCTACCGTTCGCTGGACCGGACCGCGGACGAACTGGAAGCCGACGGCCCCGCATGGCGCAAACTGGTGGGTCCCCTGGCCGACCACTGGGAGTCCATGGCCCCCGACCTGATGGCCCCCCTCTCCCTGCTGCCGGCCCATCCTCTTCGCATGGCCGCCTTCGGCCTGAAGGCCTTACGGCCGGCTGAAAGCCTTGCGCTCAGCCAGCTGCAGACCGTTCAGGGAAAAGCATTGTTCGGGGGACTCGCCGCACACGGGCTGCTGCCCTTCGACCGGCTGGCCACCTCGGCCATAGGACTGGTGCTGGGGGCCGCGGCCCACGTGACCGGCTGGCCCCTGCCCCGCGGCGGCTCCCATACCATTACCCGCGCGATGGCCTCCTATCTGAAAAGCCTGGGAGGAGAGATCCGAACCGGATGGCCCGTGGAGCGCCTGGAGGAGCTGCCCGGCGGACGGGTCACCCTCTTCGACCTGACACCCCGGCAGGTACTGGACATCGCGGGGGACGCCATTCCCTCCGCCTATCGCGAGAAGCTGAAGGCTTTCCGCTACGGGGCGGGCGTGTTCAAGCTGGACCTGGCCCTGGACGGACCCATTCCCTGGCGCGACGAGCGCTGCCGGCGGGCGGGAACGGTGCACCTGGGCGGTGAGCTGCAGGAGATGGCCGCCGCCGAGCGCGAGACGGCCGACGGGGGGCACCCCGACCGGCCCTATGTGCTCCTGGCCCAGCAGAGTCTCTTCGACGAGACCCGCGCCCCGGAGGGCAAACACACCTGCTGGGCCTACTGCCACACCCCGAACGGTTCGACGGTGGACATGTCCGAGGCCATTCTCAAGCAGATCGAGCGCTTCGCCCCCGGCTTCCGCGATCTGGTCATAGGCACCCACGCCATGAACGCCATGGACATGCAGGCCTACAACCGCAACTACATCGGCGGCGATATCAATGGGGGAAGCGCCGAGCTGGGACAGCTCTTCCGGCGCCCGGCCCGGTTCATGGATCCCTACCGCATACCGGGCGGGCCTCTCTTCTTCTGCTCCTCCTCCACCCCGCCCGGCGGGGGCGTGCACGGCATGTGCGGCTTCCACGCCGCAGGCTCCGCCCTTCGCTACCTGGGTGTCTGA